A single genomic interval of Arachis duranensis cultivar V14167 chromosome 7, aradu.V14167.gnm2.J7QH, whole genome shotgun sequence harbors:
- the LOC107457918 gene encoding uncharacterized protein LOC107457918 has translation MNERKKHTLLHCVELSRPTHYSPQTKEKLIKKKLYLSLIIIIMASSKILFLNSFLERRKKNNKKKGNNNNKKDYDLDLVKAAAWAWYQRGSGSEGNNNKGLMNEFDVTTTTRTTHQRTSTRPPSRYKLEAMKRMELNDNHHKEEEEEANNNKGHRKKKNSLLLDAYEVQSISRQIDSHIIIESNKNNTSSSTSLMMGMNKKKNKKEKTKGTWLIHGAVCGRGEDVVDPATSVMIGGCGGQQPNRVR, from the coding sequence ATGAACGAAAGAAAGAAACACACTTTATTGCATTGCGTGGAACTTAGTCGCCCCACACATTACTCACCTCaaacaaaggagaagctaaTTAAGAAGAAGCTCTATCtatctcttattattattatcatggCTTCTTCAAAGATCTTGTTCTTGAACTCTTTCttggagagaagaaagaagaacaacaagaagaagggtaataataataataaaaaagattatgATTTGGATCTTGTGAAGGCGGCTGCATGGGCATGGTACCAACGTGGTTCAGGATCAGAAGGGAATAATAATAAGGGTTTGATGAATGAGTTTGATGTCACCACAACAACAAGAACTACTCATCAAAGAACATCGACTAGGCCTCCTTCAAGGTACAAGCTAGAAGCAATGAAAAGAATGGAACTCAACGATAATCAtcataaagaagaagaagaagaagcaaacaATAATAAGGGTCatagaaagaagaagaactcaCTACTCCTTGATGCATATGAAGTGCAAAGCATTTCAAGGCAAATTGATAGTCATATTATTATAGAGTCAAATAAGAACAACACTTCATCATCAACTAGTTTAATGATGGGgatgaataagaagaagaataagaaggaaaaaacaaaaggaaCTTGGCTAATCCATGGTGCTGTCTGTGGAAGAGGAGAAGATGTGGTTGATCCAGCAACTTCTGTCATGATAGGTGGTTGTGGCGGTCAACAGCCAAACCGTGTACGTTAA